In the Aliarcobacter cryaerophilus genome, one interval contains:
- a CDS encoding calcium/sodium antiporter, with product MIFYLLAVVLGFALLVWSADRFVDGAASTAKHLGMPSLLIGILIVGFGTSAPEMVVSAIAAYEGNPGLALGNAIGSNIVNIALILGVTAIVSPIMVNSKIVKKEIPLLLLIVLLTGYLLLDNSLTLFEGVILLVSFFALVLWSVYTALKSRGDSLESEMDIELKEHSMSLKLGVIWLIFGLILLIVSSRILVWGAVGVAVEFGVSDLIIGLTIVALGTSLPELAASVIAARKGEHDIAIGNVVGSNMFNLLAVIGIAVVIAPMNNIPLEVLQRDWIIMLLLTIALFVMAYGFKGRDGRINKVEGTILILCYVAYNTYLGMSLVNS from the coding sequence ATGATATTTTATCTACTAGCAGTAGTATTAGGATTTGCTCTTTTAGTTTGGAGTGCAGATAGGTTTGTAGATGGTGCTGCATCAACAGCAAAGCATCTGGGAATGCCAAGTTTATTAATAGGTATTTTAATTGTTGGATTTGGAACAAGTGCTCCTGAGATGGTTGTTTCTGCAATAGCTGCTTATGAAGGAAATCCAGGGCTTGCACTTGGAAATGCTATTGGATCAAATATTGTAAATATTGCATTGATTTTAGGAGTTACAGCTATTGTCTCTCCAATTATGGTTAATTCAAAAATAGTTAAAAAAGAGATTCCACTTTTACTTCTAATCGTATTGCTTACAGGGTATTTGCTTTTGGATAATAGTTTAACACTTTTTGAAGGAGTTATACTTTTAGTATCTTTTTTTGCACTAGTTTTATGGTCTGTTTATACAGCCTTAAAAAGTAGGGGTGATAGTTTAGAAAGTGAGATGGATATAGAGTTAAAAGAGCACTCTATGAGTTTAAAACTTGGAGTTATTTGGCTTATTTTTGGACTTATTTTATTAATAGTAAGTTCAAGAATACTTGTTTGGGGAGCTGTTGGAGTTGCTGTTGAGTTTGGAGTTAGTGATTTAATAATTGGTTTAACAATTGTTGCTCTTGGAACCTCTTTACCAGAACTTGCAGCTTCTGTAATTGCAGCACGAAAAGGTGAGCATGATATTGCTATTGGAAATGTTGTTGGATCAAATATGTTCAACCTTTTAGCAGTAATTGGAATTGCTGTTGTAATTGCACCTATGAATAATATTCCTCTTGAAGTTCTACAAAGAGATTGGATAATTATGCTTCTTTTAACAATTGCACTCTTTGTTATGGCTTATGGCTTTAAAGGAAGAGATGGAAGAATAAATAAAGTTGAAGGAACAATTTTAATTCTTTGTTATGTTGCATACAACACATATTTAGGAATGAGTTTGGTAAATAGTTAA
- the polA gene encoding DNA polymerase I has product MKKSITIIDTFGFLFRSYFALPPLRSNRGFPTGLLTGFINFVAGIGKDFKTDYIVFALDAKGTTFRNELFDNYKAQRPDVPEDLLTQLPVAISWVEKMGFKIAIRTGYEADDMVASIAKDAKEKGFEVRIVSHDKDLYQLIDDANSVYLFDPTKKQIINEAKCIEKYGVTPKQFIDYQALVGDTADNIPGVKGVGAKTAQTLIEQFGTLENIYENIENIDKKRTKELLIEGKENAFLSKQLVTLKDDCHFISNIDEFSLPSENPILKIASDLESYDMHRIIERVNRNGLNYKTEVPKKAEDEKIEYILLNNENDLTLAINKIPRDAIIAFDTETTNLDTAKAKIVGFSFCYEDKKAYYVPIAHNYLGVGNQISIDAAKKAIEILNRYKLVFQNFKYDWQIVKNNFDLDLKLYADTMILSWLLDTSEKVGIDYQIKKYFQIDMVSFSQVVKKGEDFSSVELEKATLYAAEDALMTLKLFNKQLEIFKQRGEDELLSIAFELEFNFIYVLASMEQKGIKVDIKLLKDYKDKSLIYLNELTQNIYEACGESFNINSPKQLGVILFEKLGLASSKKTKTGYSTDESVLESLKNEHKVVPLLLKYREAFKLHSTYIEPLLELGLKDSENRVFSSFLHTGTTTGRLSSKNPNLQNIPVGAFSDIQIRRAFIAQDGYKLVGVDYSQIELRLLAHFSQDKALLEAFRNDLDIHLQTAIKIFGEDEAKDKRAIAKTINFGLLYGMGSKKLSDTLGISTKEAKTYIDSYFEAFKSVKDYFKSIEDEAIEKGYVKTLLNRKRFFDFQGASPMLKAAYLREAVNTLFQGSAADLIKLSMINIHLKYKDNPNVKMLLQIHDELIFEVKDEYVDEVIEDIKEIMESIFVLNVPLKVSVGVANSWQDLK; this is encoded by the coding sequence ATGAAAAAGAGCATTACAATTATCGATACATTTGGATTTTTATTTAGAAGTTATTTTGCACTTCCACCTTTGCGATCAAACAGAGGTTTCCCAACTGGACTTTTAACAGGTTTTATTAACTTTGTTGCTGGAATTGGAAAAGATTTTAAGACAGATTATATAGTTTTTGCTCTTGATGCAAAAGGTACAACTTTTAGAAATGAGTTATTTGATAACTACAAAGCTCAAAGACCAGATGTTCCTGAAGATTTATTAACTCAGCTTCCAGTTGCAATATCTTGGGTTGAGAAAATGGGATTTAAAATAGCTATTAGAACTGGATATGAAGCTGATGATATGGTTGCTTCAATTGCAAAAGATGCAAAGGAAAAAGGCTTTGAGGTAAGAATTGTATCTCATGATAAAGATTTATATCAACTAATTGATGATGCAAATAGTGTATATTTGTTTGACCCAACTAAAAAACAGATTATTAATGAAGCAAAATGTATAGAAAAATATGGAGTTACTCCAAAGCAGTTTATAGATTATCAAGCATTAGTTGGTGATACAGCTGATAATATTCCAGGAGTAAAAGGAGTTGGTGCAAAAACAGCACAAACTTTGATAGAACAATTTGGAACACTTGAAAATATCTATGAAAATATTGAAAATATTGATAAAAAAAGAACAAAGGAGCTATTAATTGAAGGAAAAGAGAATGCTTTTTTATCAAAACAACTTGTAACTTTAAAAGATGATTGTCACTTTATATCAAATATAGATGAGTTTTCTTTGCCAAGTGAAAATCCAATTTTAAAAATAGCTTCGGATTTAGAGTCTTATGATATGCACAGAATCATTGAAAGAGTAAATAGAAATGGTTTAAATTATAAAACTGAAGTTCCAAAAAAAGCAGAAGATGAGAAAATTGAGTATATTTTATTAAACAATGAAAATGATTTAACTTTAGCAATAAATAAAATTCCAAGAGATGCAATAATTGCATTTGATACAGAGACAACTAATCTTGATACGGCAAAAGCAAAAATAGTTGGATTCTCATTTTGTTATGAAGATAAAAAAGCATATTATGTACCAATAGCTCATAACTACTTAGGTGTTGGAAATCAAATTTCAATTGATGCTGCTAAAAAAGCAATAGAGATTTTAAATAGATATAAACTTGTTTTTCAAAACTTCAAATATGATTGGCAAATTGTAAAAAACAATTTTGATTTAGATTTAAAATTATATGCAGATACTATGATTTTATCGTGGCTTTTAGATACAAGCGAGAAAGTTGGAATAGATTATCAAATAAAAAAATATTTTCAAATAGATATGGTTTCTTTTTCTCAAGTTGTAAAAAAAGGTGAAGATTTTTCAAGTGTGGAGTTAGAAAAAGCAACACTATATGCAGCTGAAGATGCTTTGATGACTTTGAAACTATTTAATAAACAGCTTGAGATTTTTAAACAAAGAGGCGAAGATGAACTTTTAAGTATAGCTTTTGAGCTAGAGTTTAACTTTATTTATGTTTTAGCTTCAATGGAGCAAAAAGGTATAAAAGTAGATATAAAACTTCTAAAAGATTATAAAGATAAAAGTTTAATTTATCTAAATGAATTAACTCAAAATATTTATGAAGCTTGTGGAGAGAGTTTTAATATTAACTCTCCAAAGCAGTTGGGTGTGATTTTATTTGAAAAACTAGGACTTGCATCTTCAAAGAAGACAAAAACAGGTTATAGTACAGATGAGTCTGTTTTGGAGAGCTTAAAAAATGAGCATAAAGTAGTTCCTCTTTTATTAAAATATAGAGAGGCTTTTAAACTTCACTCAACATATATTGAACCACTTTTAGAGCTTGGATTAAAAGATAGTGAAAATAGAGTTTTCTCTTCATTTTTACATACAGGTACTACAACAGGAAGATTAAGCTCAAAAAATCCAAATTTACAAAATATTCCTGTTGGAGCTTTTAGTGATATTCAAATTAGAAGAGCTTTTATAGCACAAGATGGTTATAAGCTTGTTGGAGTTGATTATTCACAAATTGAGCTTAGGCTTCTTGCGCATTTCTCACAAGATAAAGCTTTACTTGAAGCTTTTAGAAATGATTTAGATATTCACTTACAAACTGCTATAAAAATTTTTGGTGAAGATGAAGCAAAAGATAAAAGAGCTATTGCAAAAACTATAAACTTTGGGCTTTTATATGGAATGGGAAGTAAAAAACTATCAGATACTTTAGGAATTTCTACAAAAGAGGCAAAAACATATATTGATTCATACTTTGAAGCATTTAAAAGTGTAAAAGATTATTTTAAATCTATTGAAGATGAAGCTATTGAAAAGGGTTATGTAAAAACACTATTAAATAGAAAAAGGTTTTTTGATTTTCAAGGTGCAAGTCCAATGTTGAAAGCAGCATATTTAAGAGAGGCTGTAAATACGCTATTTCAAGGAAGTGCAGCTGATTTAATAAAGCTATCTATGATAAATATTCATCTAAAATATAAAGATAATCCAAATGTAAAAATGCTTTTACAAATACACGATGAGCTTATTTTTGAAGTTAAAGATGAGTATGTTGATGAAGTTATAGAAGATATAAAAGAGATAATGGAGAGTATTTTTGTATTAAATGTTCCTTTAAAAGTATCTGTTGGTGTTGCTAACTCTTGGCAAGATTTAAAATAA
- a CDS encoding sensor histidine kinase, with the protein MIKDELKISSKDWLNILIIGILFGFFQSLIFYFLNKDLQTISTIIFSISTAFFIAIFAMILISSSNRFILPKIDKKFWTSLSLFFSFLSGFLGFLLTFFIYYNSDFEVIFLVSSFWFSIAVVVGFLTLLIALILHQFVSLKNKNSQIAKEILESKLKSLENELNPHFLFNALNSVSQLIYSDKKKAEDAVLQLSKFLRNAINKESLVTLENEILMVQTYVGIENIRFDNKVVLHIDDYKDLKFVKIPKFSIQLLVENGIKHGYLGKELNIYIKFDKNSIKVSNDGKKSSNIKFKTGLSNLENRLKILNIGKLEYISDSENIAFSIILKDKN; encoded by the coding sequence ATGATAAAAGATGAACTTAAAATATCATCAAAAGATTGGTTAAATATCTTAATAATTGGAATACTATTTGGATTTTTTCAATCTTTGATTTTCTATTTTTTAAATAAAGATTTACAAACAATTTCAACAATTATTTTTAGCATAAGCACAGCTTTTTTTATAGCTATTTTTGCAATGATTTTAATAAGCTCTTCAAATAGGTTTATTCTTCCAAAAATAGATAAAAAATTTTGGACGAGTTTAAGTCTGTTTTTCTCTTTTTTATCAGGATTTCTAGGATTTTTACTCACTTTTTTTATATATTATAATAGTGATTTTGAAGTTATCTTTTTAGTAAGTTCATTTTGGTTTAGTATTGCAGTTGTTGTTGGTTTTTTAACACTTCTAATAGCTTTGATTTTGCATCAATTTGTATCTTTAAAAAATAAAAATAGTCAAATAGCAAAAGAGATTTTAGAGTCAAAATTAAAATCTTTAGAAAATGAGTTAAATCCACACTTTTTATTTAACGCACTAAACTCGGTTTCACAACTAATCTATAGCGATAAAAAAAAGGCAGAAGATGCTGTTTTACAACTATCCAAATTTTTAAGAAATGCTATAAATAAAGAGAGTTTAGTTACACTTGAAAATGAGATTTTAATGGTTCAAACTTATGTTGGAATTGAAAATATTAGATTTGACAATAAAGTAGTTTTGCATATAGATGATTATAAAGATTTAAAATTTGTAAAAATACCAAAATTTTCAATACAACTTTTGGTTGAAAATGGTATAAAACATGGATATTTGGGAAAAGAGTTAAATATTTATATTAAATTTGATAAAAACTCTATAAAAGTTTCAAATGATGGTAAAAAGAGTTCAAACATCAAGTTTAAAACAGGTTTATCAAATTTAGAAAATAGATTAAAAATATTAAATATAGGAAAACTTGAATATATTTCAGATAGTGAAAATATAGCTTTTTCTATTATTTTAAAGGATAAAAATTGA
- the radA gene encoding DNA repair protein RadA: MAKKKNTLFECQHCGEQSSKWLGKCPSCDSWDSFLELNEVQQEVLKQTITANSSSSKARPITEILQDDVSRFSSFNYEFDLVLGGGVVPGSLTLIGGSPGVGKSTLLLKVAGSIAKSGKKVLYVSGEESAGQIKLRANRLDANHNELFLLSEIKLEEIMSELLRIDYEVCIIDSIQTIYSGHLNSSPGSVSQVREITFELMRKAKESNIAMFIIGHITKDGSIAGPRVLEHMVDTVLYFEGEASRELRMLRGFKNRFGSTSEIGIFEMTQEGLVSAKDIASKFFDKSKSQSGSSLTVSMEGSRAIILEVQALVSETTFPNPKRSATGFDTNRLTMLLALLEKKLDLPFNHYDVFINISGGIKIKESSADLAVIAAIISSFRDRPISKESVFIGEVSLTGEIKDVYSIDLRLKEAQAQGIKKAIIAQKTNLKLDLKTFAVDEVSKVIELF; encoded by the coding sequence ATGGCAAAGAAAAAAAATACTCTATTTGAGTGCCAACACTGTGGTGAGCAATCTAGTAAATGGCTTGGAAAATGTCCTAGTTGCGACTCTTGGGATAGTTTTCTAGAGTTAAATGAAGTACAACAAGAGGTTTTAAAGCAAACCATAACAGCAAATAGTTCTAGTTCAAAAGCAAGACCAATAACAGAGATTTTACAAGATGATGTTTCAAGATTTTCATCTTTTAATTATGAATTTGATTTAGTTTTAGGTGGAGGAGTTGTTCCTGGAAGTTTAACACTTATTGGAGGAAGCCCAGGAGTTGGAAAATCAACTCTTCTTTTAAAAGTTGCAGGAAGTATTGCAAAGTCAGGAAAAAAAGTACTTTATGTATCTGGAGAAGAGAGTGCTGGACAGATAAAACTAAGAGCAAATCGTCTTGATGCAAACCACAATGAACTTTTCTTATTAAGTGAGATAAAACTTGAAGAGATTATGAGTGAACTTCTTAGAATTGATTATGAAGTTTGTATTATTGACTCAATTCAAACAATATATTCAGGTCATTTAAACTCAAGCCCTGGAAGTGTTTCACAAGTTCGAGAGATTACTTTTGAGCTTATGAGAAAAGCAAAAGAGTCAAATATTGCTATGTTTATAATTGGTCATATTACAAAAGATGGAAGTATTGCAGGTCCTAGAGTGTTAGAACATATGGTTGATACAGTTTTATACTTCGAAGGAGAAGCAAGCAGGGAACTAAGAATGTTAAGAGGTTTCAAAAATAGGTTTGGTTCAACTTCAGAAATTGGAATTTTTGAGATGACACAAGAAGGACTTGTAAGTGCAAAAGATATAGCGTCAAAGTTTTTTGATAAAAGCAAAAGTCAAAGTGGTTCAAGTTTAACTGTTAGTATGGAAGGAAGTCGTGCAATTATTCTTGAAGTTCAAGCACTTGTAAGCGAAACAACTTTTCCAAATCCAAAAAGAAGTGCCACTGGTTTTGATACAAACCGTTTAACTATGCTTTTAGCTCTTTTAGAGAAAAAATTAGACTTACCTTTTAATCATTATGATGTGTTTATAAATATTAGTGGTGGAATAAAGATTAAAGAGAGTAGTGCTGATTTAGCAGTAATTGCTGCAATTATCTCAAGTTTTCGAGATAGACCAATTTCAAAAGAGTCTGTATTTATTGGTGAAGTTTCACTAACTGGTGAAATAAAAGATGTTTATTCTATAGATTTAAGATTAAAAGAGGCTCAAGCTCAAGGAATTAAAAAAGCAATAATTGCTCAAAAAACAAATCTAAAATTAGATTTAAAAACTTTTGCAGTTGATGAGGTATCAAAAGTAATAGAGCTTTTTTAA
- a CDS encoding phytoene desaturase family protein, giving the protein MKKIDLSVIGSGIGGSLISILNKDKDLILFEKDKNLGGTASTFKRFGNYFNSGATTFVGYEENHILKDIFDKANFTPDLIESSYAYRTIIDGKIIDRKCDFEEFLDSLNTVFYHKNNRYFWQTLKDIDERFWRLKDIYFAKYSLNSYLKTLKTVEILFKEYKFLMFKSAKSFIKEVLGDISKEYEDFIDAQLQITLQSSSKDIPLLSFAIALSYPFHKIFYANGGMGKLFDDMLKDIDVKNTEEIKYIKKERDFYRLISTKNEYLSSKVVLNAPVFECSEIFLDEDIKNYYKKFEFYDQSAFVIYLKIDSQKEFLNHYQIILKDTIPNTITKSFFVSFSHKDDEKLSKNGYSVTISCHTKALFWSNLSKDEYETKKELTKNFIIDELLKNISDIKKEDIKIAFSATSKTFKRYINRFNCGATPLNLKNIFKIPSSTTPFKNLYNIGDSVFAGQGWPGVALGVKVLNQNLI; this is encoded by the coding sequence ATGAAAAAAATTGATTTATCTGTTATTGGAAGTGGAATAGGTGGAAGCTTAATATCAATTTTGAATAAAGATAAAGATTTAATACTATTTGAAAAAGATAAAAACCTAGGTGGAACTGCCTCAACATTTAAAAGATTTGGAAACTATTTTAATAGTGGGGCTACAACTTTTGTTGGTTATGAAGAGAATCACATTTTAAAAGATATATTTGATAAAGCAAATTTTACCCCTGATTTAATAGAGAGTTCTTATGCATATAGAACTATTATAGATGGAAAAATTATTGATAGAAAATGTGATTTTGAAGAGTTCTTAGATAGTTTAAACACGGTTTTTTATCATAAAAACAATAGATATTTTTGGCAAACTTTAAAAGATATTGATGAGAGATTTTGGAGATTAAAAGATATATATTTTGCAAAATATAGTTTAAACTCTTACTTAAAAACTCTAAAAACAGTTGAGATACTTTTTAAAGAGTATAAATTTTTGATGTTTAAAAGTGCCAAAAGTTTTATAAAAGAGGTTTTAGGTGATATTTCAAAAGAGTATGAAGATTTTATAGATGCTCAACTTCAAATTACACTTCAATCAAGTTCAAAAGATATTCCACTCCTATCTTTTGCAATTGCTTTATCATACCCTTTTCATAAGATTTTTTATGCAAATGGTGGAATGGGAAAACTGTTTGATGATATGTTAAAAGATATAGATGTAAAAAATACTGAAGAGATAAAATATATAAAAAAAGAGAGAGATTTTTATAGATTAATCTCTACAAAAAATGAGTATCTATCTTCAAAAGTTGTTTTAAATGCTCCTGTTTTTGAGTGTAGTGAAATTTTTTTAGATGAAGATATTAAAAATTACTATAAAAAATTTGAGTTTTATGATCAAAGTGCTTTTGTAATTTATTTAAAGATTGATTCACAAAAAGAGTTTTTAAATCACTATCAAATTATTTTAAAAGATACCATTCCAAATACAATAACAAAAAGTTTTTTTGTATCTTTTAGCCACAAAGATGATGAAAAACTATCAAAAAATGGCTACTCTGTTACAATTTCATGTCATACAAAAGCTCTATTTTGGAGTAATCTTTCAAAAGATGAGTATGAGACAAAAAAAGAGCTTACAAAAAACTTTATAATAGATGAGTTATTAAAAAATATTTCTGATATTAAAAAAGAGGATATAAAAATAGCATTTAGTGCCACAAGTAAAACATTTAAAAGATATATAAATAGATTTAATTGTGGTGCAACTCCTTTGAATCTTAAAAATATTTTTAAAATTCCAAGCTCAACAACTCCATTTAAAAATCTTTACAATATAGGAGATTCTGTTTTTGCTGGACAAGGTTGGCCTGGAGTTGCTTTAGGAGTTAAAGTTTTAAACCAAAACTTAATTTAG
- a CDS encoding LytR/AlgR family response regulator transcription factor, which translates to MKVLIVDDESLALARLKRVLNDNNIFDIVEFSDPLEAIKEISKTKFDAAFLDISMPNFSGLELAELILNIEPKTFIVFQTAYEEYALDAFKKGGMGYLLKPVEDVELKKTLQKISLYKEEKVNSSKKILGKVSDKIYLVEIDEIFYIKADLDEIIIRTKDNFVYAKKKIGDLEDILKDKNFFRVHRSYIVNVDKIKSIKSVEQSKLEIYFSGIDEFIVSSKDGAKEFREYLDKKSI; encoded by the coding sequence TTGAAAGTATTAATAGTAGATGATGAGAGTTTGGCACTTGCAAGATTAAAAAGAGTTTTAAATGATAACAATATTTTTGATATAGTTGAATTTAGTGACCCTTTAGAAGCTATAAAAGAGATTTCAAAAACAAAATTTGATGCTGCTTTTTTGGATATCTCTATGCCAAATTTTAGTGGTTTAGAACTAGCTGAACTAATACTTAATATTGAGCCAAAAACTTTTATAGTGTTTCAAACTGCTTATGAAGAGTATGCTTTGGATGCCTTTAAAAAAGGTGGAATGGGGTATTTGCTAAAACCTGTTGAAGATGTTGAACTAAAAAAAACTTTACAAAAAATATCTTTGTATAAAGAGGAAAAAGTTAATAGTTCAAAAAAAATTTTAGGAAAGGTTTCTGATAAAATCTATTTAGTTGAGATAGATGAGATTTTTTATATAAAAGCTGATTTAGATGAGATTATTATACGTACAAAAGATAACTTTGTTTATGCAAAAAAGAAGATTGGAGATTTAGAAGATATATTAAAAGATAAAAATTTTTTTAGAGTTCATAGATCTTATATTGTAAATGTTGATAAGATAAAATCTATAAAAAGTGTAGAGCAATCAAAACTAGAGATATATTTTAGTGGTATTGATGAGTTTATTGTAAGCTCAAAAGATGGTGCAAAAGAGTTTAGAGAGTATTTAGATAAAAAAAGTATATAA
- a CDS encoding YbgA family protein, with protein MILGVSSCLLGNMCRYDGHGAKDDFVFNSLKDYFTLLPYCPENSIWSAPREAIRQVSIDGEVKIFTSTKEPKDVTDILDDACEKMALKACNDDLCGFVLKSASPSCGMERVKVYQPLNAPSIKNGVGVFAKKLKEKMPNLPIEEEGRLNDAWLRENFLMQVYSYSSLKELLKKEKKISNLVEFHTSYKYLIYSKSQNSYKILGKIVANSEKKDIEQLYKDYEAEFLKAIATKSTLNKTYNILLHIFGYFKKHITKEEKVDILESMYDFKNRVIPLISVIKIFNIYINRFDITYLKNQKFLNPYPSKLALRSDLKSFK; from the coding sequence ATGATTTTAGGAGTTTCATCTTGTTTGTTAGGAAATATGTGTAGATATGATGGTCATGGTGCAAAAGATGATTTTGTATTTAATAGTTTAAAAGATTATTTTACTCTTTTACCATATTGTCCAGAAAATTCTATTTGGAGTGCCCCAAGAGAAGCTATTAGACAAGTTTCTATAGATGGAGAAGTTAAAATATTTACATCTACAAAAGAGCCAAAAGATGTAACAGATATACTAGATGATGCTTGTGAAAAGATGGCTTTAAAAGCTTGCAATGATGATTTGTGTGGTTTTGTTTTAAAATCAGCATCACCTTCATGCGGAATGGAGAGGGTTAAAGTTTATCAACCATTAAATGCGCCATCAATTAAAAATGGAGTTGGTGTTTTTGCAAAAAAACTAAAAGAAAAAATGCCAAATCTACCAATAGAAGAAGAGGGTAGATTAAATGATGCTTGGCTTAGAGAAAATTTTTTAATGCAAGTTTACTCTTATTCAAGTTTAAAAGAGTTACTAAAAAAAGAGAAAAAAATTTCAAACTTAGTTGAGTTTCACACATCATATAAATATTTAATATACTCAAAATCACAAAACTCTTATAAAATATTAGGAAAAATTGTTGCAAATAGCGAAAAAAAAGATATTGAACAGCTTTATAAAGATTATGAAGCAGAATTTTTAAAAGCAATAGCTACAAAATCAACTCTGAATAAAACTTACAATATATTACTTCATATTTTTGGATATTTTAAAAAACATATAACAAAAGAGGAAAAAGTTGATATTTTAGAAAGTATGTACGATTTTAAAAATAGGGTAATTCCACTAATTAGTGTAATTAAGATATTTAATATTTATATAAATAGATTTGATATAACTTATTTAAAAAATCAAAAATTTTTAAATCCATATCCTTCAAAATTAGCGCTTAGAAGTGATTTGAAGAGTTTTAAATGA
- a CDS encoding EAL domain-containing protein, with product MPTSSCIKCQTLPIIKDRESSLIFGFEVVELSKKFRDFLDDSGINYLKEDSLTVVVKTSSFIDFLSNLLSKNIFKKHEREAIYILSLSENEKLDYSKIRDVKSLEKYKNLISAQELSSLLSKGGLTAHFQPILDVKTNTIYGYETLARGVNEDGTLVYPDKLFTWAKDGDMLFYLDRACRESSLKTAAIKNIRAKVFINFIPTAIYDPNHCLQSTVKWANSLEFDPKNVIFEVVESENIEDIEHLKNILNFYKSKGFMVALDDVGSGYSSLNMIVQLLPDIVKVDREIVKDIDKNRANQSVFTAIVNIAKENNITVLAEGIETKEEYLYLKENGASLVQGYYFAKPSSEPIRKINF from the coding sequence ATGCCTACATCATCTTGTATAAAATGTCAAACTTTACCAATAATAAAAGATAGGGAATCTAGTCTTATTTTTGGTTTTGAAGTTGTTGAGTTGTCTAAAAAATTTAGAGATTTTTTAGATGATAGCGGTATTAATTATTTAAAAGAGGATAGTTTGACAGTTGTTGTAAAAACTTCTTCTTTTATTGATTTTTTAAGTAATCTTCTTTCAAAAAATATTTTTAAAAAACATGAAAGAGAAGCTATTTATATTCTTAGTTTAAGTGAAAATGAAAAGCTCGATTACTCAAAAATTAGAGATGTAAAGAGTTTGGAAAAGTACAAAAATTTAATTTCAGCTCAAGAGTTATCATCTTTACTCTCAAAAGGTGGTTTAACAGCACATTTTCAACCAATTTTAGATGTAAAAACTAATACAATTTATGGTTATGAAACTCTTGCAAGAGGTGTAAATGAGGATGGAACATTAGTTTATCCAGATAAACTTTTTACTTGGGCAAAAGATGGAGATATGCTTTTTTATTTAGATAGAGCTTGTAGAGAGAGTTCACTAAAAACTGCTGCTATTAAAAATATTAGAGCAAAAGTTTTTATAAACTTTATTCCAACAGCAATTTACGATCCAAATCACTGTTTACAATCTACTGTAAAATGGGCAAACTCTTTAGAGTTTGATCCAAAAAATGTAATATTTGAAGTTGTTGAGAGTGAAAATATAGAAGATATTGAACACTTGAAAAATATTTTGAATTTTTATAAATCAAAAGGTTTTATGGTAGCATTAGATGATGTTGGAAGTGGATACTCCTCTTTAAATATGATTGTTCAACTTCTGCCTGATATTGTAAAAGTTGATAGAGAAATAGTAAAAGATATTGATAAAAATAGAGCAAATCAATCTGTTTTTACAGCTATAGTAAATATTGCAAAAGAGAATAATATTACAGTTTTAGCAGAAGGAATTGAGACTAAAGAGGAGTATTTATACTTAAAAGAGAATGGTGCTTCATTGGTGCAAGGTTACTACTTTGCAAAGCCATCTTCGGAGCCAATTAGAAAAATTAATTTTTAA